One region of Streptomyces leeuwenhoekii genomic DNA includes:
- a CDS encoding alpha/beta fold hydrolase: MTPRRLAVPGAPPAPARVLTVRSADGAPLHVEVHGPEGDRRAPAVVLVHGWTCSTAFWAAQIRALAADHRVIAYDQRGHGRSPAHPACGTGALADDLEAVLEATLAPGERAVIAGHSMGGMTVMAAADRPALRARAAAVLLCSTGSSRLVASAKVLPLRAGRARTWLTRRILLSRAPLGPVTPLSLRVLKYGITGPGSAPHVVEACARIVHACPRAVRHAWARVLDRVELEDGVRRLPVPTEILVGASDRLTPPLHARALAAALPHCLGVTELPGIGHMTPVEAPEQVTGRIRALAATHLPAGARTSAGVPTSAVHAEESA, from the coding sequence GTGACCCCGCGCCGCCTCGCCGTCCCCGGCGCCCCGCCCGCGCCCGCCCGCGTCCTCACCGTCCGCTCCGCCGACGGCGCCCCGCTCCACGTCGAGGTGCACGGACCCGAGGGCGACCGGCGGGCCCCGGCCGTCGTCCTCGTTCACGGCTGGACCTGCTCCACCGCCTTCTGGGCGGCGCAGATCCGCGCCCTGGCCGCCGACCACCGCGTCATCGCCTACGACCAGCGCGGCCACGGGCGCAGCCCGGCCCACCCGGCATGCGGCACCGGCGCCCTCGCCGACGACCTGGAAGCCGTACTGGAGGCCACGCTCGCCCCGGGCGAACGAGCCGTGATCGCCGGGCACTCCATGGGCGGCATGACGGTGATGGCCGCGGCGGACCGGCCCGCCCTGCGCGCTCGCGCGGCGGCCGTCCTGCTGTGCAGCACCGGCAGTTCCCGGCTGGTCGCCTCCGCGAAGGTGCTCCCGCTGCGGGCGGGCCGGGCGCGGACCTGGCTGACCCGCCGGATCCTGCTCTCCCGGGCCCCGCTCGGGCCGGTCACCCCGCTCTCGCTGCGCGTCCTCAAGTACGGGATCACCGGCCCCGGTTCGGCCCCGCACGTGGTGGAGGCGTGCGCCCGCATCGTGCACGCCTGCCCCCGCGCGGTGCGCCACGCCTGGGCGCGGGTGCTGGACCGCGTCGAACTCGAGGACGGCGTACGGCGGTTGCCGGTGCCCACGGAGATCCTGGTCGGCGCGTCCGACCGGCTGACGCCACCGCTGCACGCCCGCGCGCTGGCCGCCGCGCTGCCCCACTGCCTGGGCGTCACCGAGCTGCCCGGCATCGGCCACATGACGCCCGTCGAGGCCCCGGAGCAGGTCACCGGGCGGATACGGGCGCTCGCCGCCACCCATCTGCCCGCCGGTGCCCGCACGTCCGCCGGTGTCCCCACGTCCGCCGTACACGCCGAGGAGAGCGCATGA
- a CDS encoding MerR family transcriptional regulator — MAEDAGQAGHTGNAGRREYRTEELARLAGITVRTLRFYRERKLLPPPRREGRIAWYDDHHLARLRTISALLERGHTLNGIAELADAFDHGRDVGDLLGLGEPTEETPVRLTPEELADHFAGQATPENLAAALELGYLGTDGEEIVHISRRLLEVSSALVREGIPLADVLAAGARVREHADALAGIFADLILRHATEADLPRLRPLARSVVEAELSLALDRRLRGRDGRGGGGTPQEAR, encoded by the coding sequence GTGGCAGAAGACGCTGGGCAGGCAGGGCACACCGGGAACGCCGGACGACGCGAGTACCGCACCGAGGAGCTGGCCCGGCTGGCCGGGATCACGGTGCGCACCCTGCGCTTCTACCGCGAGCGCAAACTGCTCCCCCCGCCCCGCCGCGAGGGCCGCATCGCCTGGTACGACGACCATCACCTGGCCCGGCTGCGCACCATCTCCGCCCTCCTGGAACGCGGCCACACCCTCAACGGCATCGCGGAGCTGGCGGACGCCTTCGACCACGGCCGCGACGTCGGCGACCTGCTGGGCCTCGGCGAGCCCACCGAGGAGACCCCGGTCCGTCTCACCCCCGAGGAGCTGGCCGACCACTTCGCCGGCCAGGCCACCCCGGAGAACCTCGCCGCGGCCCTGGAGCTCGGCTACCTCGGCACCGACGGCGAGGAGATCGTCCACATCAGCCGCCGTCTGCTGGAGGTCTCCTCCGCGCTGGTGCGCGAGGGCATACCGCTGGCCGACGTCCTGGCGGCGGGCGCCCGCGTCCGCGAGCACGCCGACGCACTGGCCGGGATCTTCGCCGACCTGATCCTGCGCCACGCGACCGAGGCCGACCTGCCCCGCCTGCGTCCGCTGGCCCGCAGCGTGGTGGAGGCCGAGCTGTCCCTGGCACTGGACCGGCGGCTGCGCGGGCGGGACGGGCGCGGGGGCGGGGGCACTCCCCAGGAGGCCCGCTAG
- a CDS encoding flavin-containing monooxygenase — translation MAEHEHVRVAVVGSGFGGLGAAVRLRREGITDFVVLERAGSVGGTWRDNSYPGCACDVPSHLYSFSFAPNPDWPRTFSGQRHIRAYLEHVADTFGLRPHLRFDAEVKRMTWDAERLRWQIETGRGKLTADVVVSATGPLSDPKVPDIPGLDTFPGKVFHSARWDHDYDLTGKRVAMIGTGASAIQIVPSIQPVVGRLTLFQRTPAWVMPRVDRAIGPAERALHRAVPLTARLRRGLLWGIRELQVQAFTKHPEELGLVERLARRNMARAIKDPALRAKLTPDYRIGCKRILLSNDYYPALARPNVDVVGGLAEVRGSTLVAADGSEAEVDAIVFGTGFHVTDMPIAERVVGADGRTLAETWKDGMQALRGASAAGFPNWMTIIGPNTGLGNSSMILMIESQLNYMADYLRQLDVLGGRAALDARPEAVRAWNDRVQERMKRTVWNTGGCTSWYLDAAGRNTTVWPGTTSEFRRATRRVDLMEYRVLRPPAGAPSEAGAVAETDTAKTGVTA, via the coding sequence ATGGCCGAGCACGAGCATGTACGCGTGGCGGTGGTCGGGTCCGGGTTCGGCGGGCTGGGGGCCGCCGTGCGGCTGCGCCGGGAAGGGATCACCGACTTCGTCGTCCTGGAGCGGGCCGGCAGCGTCGGCGGCACCTGGCGGGACAACAGCTATCCGGGGTGCGCGTGCGACGTGCCGTCCCACCTGTACTCCTTCTCCTTCGCGCCCAACCCCGACTGGCCGCGCACCTTCTCCGGCCAGCGGCACATCCGCGCCTATCTGGAACACGTCGCGGACACCTTCGGGCTCCGCCCGCACCTGCGGTTCGACGCCGAGGTGAAGCGGATGACCTGGGACGCGGAGCGGCTGCGGTGGCAGATCGAGACCGGCCGGGGGAAGCTGACGGCCGATGTCGTCGTCTCCGCCACCGGACCGCTGTCCGACCCGAAGGTCCCCGACATCCCGGGGCTGGACACCTTCCCCGGCAAGGTCTTCCACTCGGCCCGCTGGGACCACGACTACGACCTCACCGGCAAGCGGGTCGCGATGATCGGCACCGGGGCGTCCGCCATCCAGATCGTGCCGTCCATCCAGCCCGTGGTCGGCCGGCTCACCCTCTTCCAGCGCACCCCGGCCTGGGTGATGCCCCGCGTCGACCGGGCCATCGGCCCCGCCGAGCGCGCCCTGCACCGGGCGGTGCCGCTCACCGCCCGGCTGCGCCGCGGCCTGCTGTGGGGCATCCGGGAGCTCCAGGTCCAGGCGTTCACCAAGCACCCCGAGGAGCTCGGCCTGGTGGAGCGGCTGGCCAGGCGCAACATGGCCCGCGCCATCAAGGACCCGGCGCTGCGCGCCAAGCTGACCCCCGACTACCGGATCGGCTGCAAGCGGATCCTGCTGTCCAACGACTACTACCCGGCGCTCGCCCGGCCCAATGTGGACGTCGTCGGCGGGCTGGCCGAGGTCCGCGGCTCCACCCTGGTGGCCGCCGACGGCAGCGAGGCCGAGGTGGACGCGATCGTCTTCGGCACCGGCTTCCACGTCACCGACATGCCGATCGCCGAGCGGGTGGTGGGCGCGGACGGGCGCACCCTCGCCGAGACCTGGAAGGACGGGATGCAGGCCCTGCGCGGCGCCTCGGCGGCCGGCTTCCCGAACTGGATGACGATCATCGGGCCCAACACCGGCCTCGGGAACTCGTCCATGATCCTCATGATCGAGTCCCAGCTGAACTACATGGCCGACTACCTCCGGCAGCTGGACGTCCTCGGCGGCCGGGCCGCCCTCGACGCCCGCCCCGAGGCCGTGCGCGCCTGGAACGACCGGGTCCAGGAGCGGATGAAGCGCACGGTGTGGAACACCGGCGGCTGCACCAGTTGGTACCTGGACGCCGCCGGCCGCAACACCACCGTCTGGCCGGGCACGACGAGCGAGTTCCGGCGGGCGACGCGGCGCGTGGACCTGATGGAGTACCGGGTGCTGCGGCCCCCGGCAGGCGCCCCCTCGGAGGCGGGCGCGGTGGCGGAGACGGACACCGCGAAGACCGGGGTGACCGCGTGA
- a CDS encoding SDR family oxidoreductase, with protein MSRVSLEGRVAVVTGAARGVGELLARKLSARGVKVALVGLEPDALKQVSARLHSDSDHWYADVTDHEAMARVAQEVKERFGRVDVVVANAGVATGGPFADSDPEAWRRVIEVNLIGSAVTARAFLPSLVESRGYLLQIASLAALTPAPMMTAYCASKSGVEAYAHSLRAEVGYRGVKVGVGYLSWTDTDMVRGADRDDVMRELRQRLPWPSNKTYPLGPAVDRLVEGIERRATHVYGQWWLRGMQGVRGGLPALIGTVGGREMRRFADRLTGMRMGLVGAGGAADEQHRTGADTKRH; from the coding sequence ATGAGCAGGGTCAGCCTGGAGGGACGGGTCGCCGTCGTCACGGGAGCGGCGCGGGGCGTCGGGGAGCTGCTGGCCCGCAAGCTGTCCGCGCGCGGGGTGAAGGTGGCGCTGGTCGGACTGGAGCCGGACGCGCTCAAGCAGGTGTCCGCGCGGCTGCACAGCGACAGCGACCACTGGTACGCCGACGTCACCGACCACGAGGCGATGGCGCGGGTCGCGCAGGAGGTGAAGGAACGCTTCGGCAGGGTGGACGTCGTGGTCGCCAACGCGGGGGTCGCCACCGGCGGGCCCTTCGCCGACTCCGACCCCGAGGCGTGGCGGCGGGTGATCGAGGTCAATCTGATCGGATCGGCGGTGACGGCCCGCGCCTTCCTGCCCTCGCTGGTGGAGAGCCGGGGCTACCTCCTCCAGATCGCCTCCCTGGCCGCCCTCACGCCCGCCCCGATGATGACCGCGTACTGCGCGTCCAAGTCCGGTGTGGAGGCGTACGCGCACAGCCTGCGCGCCGAGGTCGGTTACCGGGGCGTGAAGGTCGGCGTCGGCTATCTGTCGTGGACCGACACCGACATGGTGCGCGGCGCGGACCGGGACGACGTGATGCGGGAGTTGCGGCAGCGGCTGCCGTGGCCGTCGAACAAGACCTACCCGCTGGGCCCGGCCGTCGACCGGCTCGTCGAGGGGATCGAGCGGCGGGCCACGCACGTCTACGGGCAGTGGTGGCTGCGGGGCATGCAGGGTGTGCGCGGCGGTCTGCCCGCGCTCATCGGGACGGTCGGCGGGCGGGAGATGCGGCGCTTCGCGGACCGGCTCACCGGCATGCGCATGGGCCTGGTCGGCGCGGGCGGCGCGGCCGACGAACAGCACCGGACCGGCGCGGATACGAAGCGTCACTGA
- a CDS encoding exodeoxyribonuclease III, with protein sequence MLTVTTVNVNGLRAAAKKGFAEWLAATDADVLCLQEVRAEPGQLPEHVREPGGWHVVHAPAAAKGRAGVSLYTRREPDRVRIGFGSSEFDGSGRYVEADLPGVTIASLYLPSGEVGTERQEEKIRFMGEFLAYLKELRERAAADGREVLVCGDWNIAHRQADLKNWRGNTKNSGFLPEERDWLSRVLDPAEGGYVDVVRALHPEAEGPYSWWSYRGRAFDNDAGWRIDYQMATPHLAARAVKGLVERAATHAERWSDHAPVTVVYDR encoded by the coding sequence GTGCTGACCGTGACCACCGTGAACGTGAACGGGCTGCGGGCCGCCGCGAAGAAGGGCTTCGCGGAGTGGCTCGCCGCCACCGACGCCGACGTGCTGTGCCTCCAGGAGGTGCGCGCCGAGCCGGGGCAACTGCCCGAGCACGTCCGCGAGCCCGGCGGCTGGCACGTGGTGCACGCCCCCGCCGCCGCCAAGGGCCGGGCCGGCGTCTCCCTCTACACCCGGCGCGAGCCCGACCGGGTGCGGATCGGCTTCGGCTCGTCCGAGTTCGACGGCAGCGGCCGGTACGTCGAGGCCGACCTGCCGGGTGTGACGATCGCCTCCCTCTACCTGCCCTCCGGCGAGGTGGGCACCGAGCGGCAGGAGGAGAAGATCCGCTTCATGGGCGAGTTCCTCGCCTACCTCAAGGAGCTGCGCGAGCGGGCCGCCGCCGACGGCCGCGAGGTCCTGGTCTGCGGCGACTGGAACATCGCCCACCGGCAGGCCGACCTGAAGAACTGGCGCGGCAACACCAAGAACTCCGGCTTCCTGCCCGAGGAGCGCGACTGGCTGAGCCGCGTCCTGGACCCGGCCGAGGGCGGGTACGTGGACGTGGTGCGCGCCCTGCATCCGGAGGCCGAGGGGCCGTACAGCTGGTGGTCGTACCGGGGCCGGGCTTTTGACAATGATGCGGGCTGGCGGATCGACTACCAGATGGCCACCCCGCACCTGGCCGCCCGCGCGGTCAAGGGGCTCGTGGAGCGCGCCGCCACCCACGCCGAGCGCTGGTCGGACCACGCGCCGGTGACGGTCGTCTACGACCGCTAG
- a CDS encoding GNAT family N-acetyltransferase, whose amino-acid sequence MDIRRVAYDHPDAVKLDGEVQAEYDRRYGDGGDATPLDPADFLPPNGLYLIAYDEQGVPVASGGWRRQDANAQGNLDGDAELKRMFVLEQMRGRGLARRILAALEEDARAAGRVRMVLETGTAQPEAIALYTSSGYEPCEKFGYYRFHEESRCFAKKL is encoded by the coding sequence ATGGATATCCGCCGAGTCGCCTACGACCACCCCGACGCCGTCAAGCTCGACGGCGAGGTCCAGGCCGAATACGACCGCCGCTACGGCGACGGGGGCGACGCGACCCCCCTGGACCCGGCGGACTTCCTGCCGCCGAACGGCCTCTACCTGATCGCCTACGACGAGCAGGGCGTCCCCGTCGCCTCCGGCGGCTGGCGGCGGCAGGACGCCAACGCCCAGGGCAACCTCGACGGGGACGCCGAGCTGAAGCGGATGTTCGTCCTGGAGCAGATGCGCGGCCGGGGGCTGGCCCGGCGCATCCTGGCCGCGCTGGAGGAGGACGCCCGCGCGGCCGGCCGTGTGCGCATGGTGCTGGAGACCGGCACCGCGCAGCCGGAGGCCATAGCCCTGTACACCTCCAGCGGCTACGAGCCGTGCGAGAAGTTCGGCTACTACCGCTTCCACGAGGAGAGCCGCTGCTTCGCCAAGAAGCTGTGA
- a CDS encoding S41 family peptidase, with protein MGEVSYLRFPHLSGDLLCFVAEDDLWLAPLDGPGRAWRLTVDRAKAGHPRFSPDGRHIAYTSWRSLVPEVHLVPVDGGPGRRLSHWGSMDARVCGWAPADRDTEAAVLAVSSHGEPFSHLTWGYKITPGGDPGRKLPWGPVSDLQVADLDGERKTLLLTGTPPHEPASWKRYRGGATGRLWLHGQRLLPDLGGHLQSPMFVGGRIAFLSDHEGVGNLYSCAYDGTDLRRHTDHDAFYARHAASDGTRVVYQCAGGLWIVDDLSPGGRPRELQVRLSGPRAGRRVYQVPAAQHVGGLSVDETGRASAVVVRGSLYWLTHRDGPARTLADTPGVRVRLPEMLGASGRIAYVTDADGEDAVEIAYLPRATGGRAARRLASGKLGRVLEMASDPEGERLALASHDGRLLLLPVSDETAAVAGRDGADAEGGETTGETAGADVTELVRSDNGPVRDLAFSPDGAWLTWSHPGIGRSLRQIRMARIKDGSVVDVTNGRFEDENPVFTSDGRYLAFLSWRGFDPVYDVHTGDLSFPLGCRPYLVPLSSATPSPFALNPEGRPAAGGLDPAEDEPGEGGAVTVEVEGLENRVTPFPVTASKYSALRPVAGGGLVWLRWPISGALGETFANPNDPSERPTLEHFSLTKAKKTELVGHLDSFAVSGDGTRLVVLDEGDLRAVPATEAGDSDSTTWIDLRRILHQADPGAEWRQAYAEAGRLIRAYFWDPGMCGIDWDAVLAQYRPLVERVATPDEFADLLREVLGELGTSHAYVSAARRNEGPPHYQRWQGLLGANFVCREGRWLVRRILPGDSSDSRARSPLAGTGIREGAVLTHVDGRPVDPVAGPYPLLAGAGGTTVELTFEPEAGGPPRRVAVVPLIDERPLRYQDWVAKRRGKVRELSDGRCGYLHIPDMGGSGWAQFNRDLRMEVSRPALIVDVRGNAGGHISELVIEKLTRTILGWDLTRDAQPVSYTSNAPRGPVVAVADEATSSDGDMITAAFKLLKLGPVVGQRTWGGVVGMTGRHRLGDGTVITVPMNAAWFDAYGWSVENHGVAPDLEALRTPLDWAEGRYPVLGDAVRLALELLETNPPATPPDHRDVPDRSRPPLPPRP; from the coding sequence ATGGGAGAGGTGAGCTATCTGCGCTTTCCGCACCTCAGTGGCGACCTCCTGTGCTTCGTGGCCGAGGACGACCTCTGGCTCGCTCCCCTGGACGGCCCGGGCCGCGCCTGGCGGCTCACCGTCGACCGGGCCAAGGCCGGCCACCCCCGCTTCTCGCCCGACGGCCGGCACATCGCGTACACCAGCTGGCGCAGCCTGGTGCCGGAGGTCCATCTGGTGCCGGTGGACGGCGGACCGGGCCGCCGGCTGAGCCACTGGGGCAGCATGGACGCCCGGGTGTGCGGCTGGGCGCCGGCCGACCGGGACACCGAGGCCGCCGTCCTCGCGGTCTCCTCCCACGGCGAGCCGTTCTCCCACCTGACCTGGGGCTACAAGATCACCCCCGGCGGGGACCCCGGCCGCAAGCTCCCCTGGGGCCCGGTCAGCGATCTCCAGGTCGCCGACCTCGACGGCGAGCGCAAGACCCTGCTGCTCACCGGCACGCCACCGCACGAACCGGCCTCCTGGAAGCGCTACCGGGGCGGCGCCACCGGCCGGCTGTGGCTGCACGGGCAACGGCTGCTGCCCGACCTCGGCGGCCATCTCCAGTCGCCGATGTTCGTCGGCGGCCGGATCGCCTTCCTCTCCGACCACGAGGGCGTCGGCAACCTCTACTCCTGCGCGTACGACGGCACCGACCTGCGCCGACACACCGACCACGACGCCTTCTACGCCCGGCACGCCGCCTCCGACGGCACGCGGGTGGTGTACCAGTGCGCGGGCGGCCTGTGGATCGTCGACGACCTGTCCCCCGGCGGGCGGCCGCGCGAGCTCCAGGTGCGGCTGAGCGGTCCGCGCGCGGGGCGGCGCGTCTACCAGGTGCCCGCCGCCCAGCACGTGGGCGGCCTCTCCGTCGACGAGACGGGCCGCGCCAGCGCCGTCGTCGTACGCGGCAGCCTGTACTGGCTCACCCACCGCGACGGACCGGCGCGCACCCTCGCCGACACCCCCGGGGTACGGGTGCGGCTGCCGGAGATGCTCGGGGCGAGCGGACGGATCGCGTACGTGACCGACGCGGACGGCGAGGACGCCGTCGAGATCGCGTATCTGCCCCGGGCGACCGGGGGCCGCGCGGCGCGCCGGCTGGCCTCCGGGAAGCTGGGCCGGGTACTGGAGATGGCGTCGGACCCCGAGGGCGAGCGGCTCGCCCTCGCCTCGCACGACGGGCGCCTTCTGCTGCTGCCGGTCTCCGACGAGACGGCCGCCGTCGCGGGGCGGGACGGGGCGGACGCCGAAGGCGGGGAGACCACCGGGGAGACCGCCGGGGCGGACGTCACCGAGCTGGTCCGGTCGGACAACGGGCCGGTGCGGGACCTCGCCTTCTCCCCGGACGGGGCGTGGCTGACGTGGTCGCACCCCGGCATCGGGCGGTCGCTGCGGCAGATCAGGATGGCCCGGATCAAGGACGGGTCCGTCGTGGACGTCACCAACGGCCGCTTCGAGGACGAGAACCCGGTCTTCACGAGCGACGGCCGCTATCTGGCGTTCCTGTCCTGGCGCGGCTTCGACCCGGTGTACGACGTGCACACCGGGGACCTGTCCTTCCCGCTGGGCTGCCGCCCGTATCTGGTGCCGCTGTCCTCGGCGACCCCCTCCCCGTTCGCCCTGAACCCGGAGGGCCGCCCGGCCGCCGGGGGGCTGGACCCGGCGGAGGACGAGCCCGGCGAGGGCGGCGCGGTGACCGTGGAGGTGGAGGGGCTGGAGAACCGGGTCACCCCGTTCCCGGTCACCGCCTCCAAGTACTCGGCGCTGCGCCCGGTGGCGGGCGGCGGGCTGGTCTGGCTGCGCTGGCCGATCTCGGGCGCGCTGGGCGAGACCTTCGCCAACCCCAACGACCCCAGCGAGCGGCCCACCCTGGAGCACTTCAGCCTGACCAAGGCGAAGAAGACCGAACTCGTGGGCCACCTGGACTCCTTCGCGGTCAGCGGCGACGGGACCCGGCTCGTCGTCCTGGACGAGGGCGACCTGCGCGCGGTGCCCGCCACGGAGGCCGGCGACAGCGACTCCACCACCTGGATCGACCTGCGCCGCATCCTGCACCAGGCCGACCCGGGCGCGGAGTGGCGGCAGGCGTACGCGGAGGCGGGACGGCTGATCCGCGCCTACTTCTGGGATCCGGGCATGTGCGGCATCGACTGGGACGCGGTGCTGGCGCAGTACCGTCCGCTGGTCGAACGGGTCGCCACGCCCGACGAGTTCGCGGACCTGCTGCGGGAGGTGCTGGGCGAGCTGGGCACCTCCCACGCGTACGTCTCCGCCGCCCGCCGCAACGAGGGCCCGCCGCACTACCAGCGCTGGCAGGGCCTGCTGGGCGCCAACTTCGTGTGCCGGGAGGGGCGGTGGCTGGTCCGGCGGATCCTGCCCGGCGACTCCTCCGACTCCCGGGCCCGCTCCCCGCTGGCCGGGACCGGCATCCGCGAGGGCGCCGTCCTGACCCATGTGGACGGCCGGCCGGTCGACCCGGTGGCCGGGCCGTACCCGCTGCTGGCGGGTGCGGGCGGTACGACCGTGGAGCTGACGTTCGAGCCGGAGGCCGGGGGGCCGCCCCGGCGGGTCGCCGTCGTGCCGCTGATCGACGAACGGCCGCTGCGCTACCAGGACTGGGTGGCCAAACGCCGGGGAAAGGTGCGGGAGTTGAGCGACGGGCGGTGCGGCTATCTGCACATCCCCGACATGGGCGGCTCGGGCTGGGCGCAGTTCAACCGCGATCTGCGCATGGAGGTCTCCCGGCCGGCGCTCATCGTGGACGTGCGCGGCAACGCGGGCGGGCACATCAGCGAACTCGTCATCGAGAAGCTGACCCGCACCATCCTGGGCTGGGACCTGACCCGCGACGCCCAGCCGGTGTCGTACACCTCCAACGCGCCCCGGGGCCCGGTCGTGGCGGTGGCGGACGAGGCGACCTCCTCCGACGGCGACATGATCACCGCGGCCTTCAAGCTGCTGAAGCTGGGGCCGGTGGTCGGGCAGCGCACCTGGGGCGGAGTGGTCGGCATGACCGGGCGGCACCGCCTCGGCGACGGCACGGTCATCACGGTGCCGATGAACGCCGCCTGGTTCGACGCCTACGGCTGGTCGGTGGAGAACCACGGCGTCGCCCCCGACCTGGAGGCGCTGCGCACCCCGCTGGACTGGGCCGAGGGCCGCTACCCGGTGCTGGGCGACGCGGTCCGGCTGGCGCTGGAGCTGCTGGAGACCAACCCGCCGGCCACGCCGCCGGACCACCGGGACGTGCCGGACCGCTCCCGCCCCCCGCTGCCGCCGAGGCCGTGA